A genomic stretch from Natronincola ferrireducens includes:
- a CDS encoding PucR family transcriptional regulator encodes MNITVKDILQLDVLKNAKLVAGEKGLNREILRVNFTDCPLDPYDPGYTLVSKGDLYIHSFYTAQNNEDLVFDIIQFYIQTESSCCIGLKSYVNEIPEKVLHLANKNNYPIIMIDADVPYGQLIKDISELILTEQLDANSENKINQLLYDKLNNEERNNIIQYLAPDLPLKYLCIYISYPELSSLRFKFLKNDLSSQFKLHFLRYHKGGFLILNLITHLDFPRTINSLTHLLSYYGKTFYIGVSNKCEESSDFVRSLNEAYSAHKIAQLTENRVTYYNDLSIYSLLLPLRNHEILNEFCKKILGPLKEYESRYSTNLLETIRIYLENNGDYKKTAYFLDTHENTIRFRIGKAKSILGLEDNPYAFIEYVSIALKAQRLL; translated from the coding sequence ATGAATATTACGGTAAAAGATATCTTGCAACTTGATGTTTTAAAAAATGCAAAGCTAGTAGCTGGGGAGAAAGGACTCAATAGAGAAATTTTACGAGTTAATTTTACAGATTGTCCTCTAGATCCGTACGACCCTGGGTACACCTTAGTTTCAAAAGGAGACTTATATATACATAGTTTTTATACAGCCCAAAATAATGAAGACCTTGTTTTTGACATAATTCAATTTTATATACAAACAGAAAGCTCCTGCTGTATTGGTTTAAAATCATATGTTAATGAAATTCCAGAAAAAGTGCTACACTTAGCAAATAAAAATAACTATCCTATTATTATGATTGATGCTGATGTGCCATATGGGCAACTTATCAAAGATATTTCTGAACTAATTCTAACAGAGCAGTTGGATGCAAACTCTGAAAATAAGATAAACCAGCTTTTGTATGACAAATTAAATAATGAAGAACGTAATAATATCATCCAATACCTAGCTCCAGATTTGCCCTTAAAATATCTATGTATTTATATTTCATATCCGGAGCTTTCGTCTTTACGTTTTAAGTTTTTGAAAAATGATTTATCTTCACAATTTAAGTTGCATTTTCTTAGATATCATAAAGGGGGATTTTTAATTCTTAATCTCATTACACATTTAGATTTTCCCCGTACAATAAATTCTCTAACCCACCTTTTATCCTACTATGGAAAAACATTTTATATTGGTGTTAGCAATAAATGTGAAGAATCCAGTGATTTCGTTCGTAGCTTAAACGAAGCTTATTCCGCCCATAAAATTGCTCAATTAACAGAAAATAGGGTAACCTATTATAATGATTTATCAATATATAGTCTGCTACTTCCTTTACGCAATCATGAAATTTTAAATGAATTTTGCAAAAAAATACTTGGACCTCTGAAGGAATACGAAAGTAGATATTCCACGAATCTCCTAGAAACTATTCGAATTTATTTGGAAAATAACGGAGATTACAAAAAAACAGCGTATTTTCTCGACACCCATGAAAATACGATACGTTTTCGAATTGGAAAAGCCAAGAGTATCCTTGGATTGGAAGATAATCCTTATGCCTTTATAGAATATGTTTCTATTGCATTAAAGGCACAACGATTATTATAA
- a CDS encoding DUF917 domain-containing protein: MRKLDLQELKDIMMGCAILGTGGGGSLAEGLSAVERAWNAGKEFKMLDFDEIEDELYYANPYYCGCMVPEEEEVEEEIFDGTDIALSLEALEKYMETNFHGVVSIEYGAGNTGEVMAIAAKTGKYIVDADAAGRAVPELQFSTYYVTGQPITPLAIGTIYGDVAIIPTVKDDSRAEALARFMAVATKGAVGMTDHPIQGKNLKKSVIPGALSYAQKVGQARRQAEEAGKNPIDAILEAANGKLLFTGRATAETNWENKDGFTFGNIYLEGIKENENQNARVWYKNENMMMWVDDELRLTCPDLICVVDRVTGTPITNPNCKEGMELCVLGFHCHDLWKTEKALEILNPRFFGFDHDCVFLED; encoded by the coding sequence ATGAGAAAACTTGATTTGCAAGAATTAAAAGACATTATGATGGGATGCGCAATCTTAGGAACTGGCGGGGGTGGTTCGCTGGCAGAAGGGTTATCGGCTGTTGAAAGGGCATGGAATGCTGGTAAAGAGTTTAAAATGCTTGATTTTGATGAAATTGAAGATGAATTATACTATGCAAACCCATATTATTGTGGATGCATGGTACCAGAAGAAGAAGAAGTAGAGGAAGAGATTTTTGATGGAACAGATATTGCATTGTCTTTAGAAGCATTAGAGAAATACATGGAAACTAATTTCCATGGAGTTGTATCAATTGAATATGGTGCAGGAAATACAGGAGAGGTTATGGCAATTGCTGCAAAGACTGGTAAATATATCGTAGATGCAGATGCTGCGGGAAGAGCTGTTCCAGAACTTCAGTTCTCAACTTATTATGTGACTGGACAACCTATTACTCCGTTGGCAATTGGAACAATCTATGGAGATGTAGCAATTATTCCGACTGTAAAAGATGATTCAAGAGCGGAGGCGCTTGCAAGGTTTATGGCAGTTGCAACAAAAGGAGCAGTAGGTATGACGGATCATCCAATTCAAGGGAAAAATCTAAAAAAATCAGTTATTCCAGGAGCCCTTTCATATGCACAGAAAGTAGGACAGGCAAGAAGGCAGGCAGAAGAGGCGGGAAAAAATCCAATTGATGCAATTTTAGAAGCTGCAAATGGTAAATTATTATTTACAGGACGTGCTACGGCAGAAACTAATTGGGAAAATAAAGATGGTTTTACATTTGGTAATATATATTTAGAAGGAATAAAAGAAAATGAAAACCAAAATGCAAGGGTTTGGTATAAGAATGAAAACATGATGATGTGGGTGGATGATGAGTTGCGTTTAACTTGTCCAGATTTGATCTGTGTAGTAGATCGTGTTACTGGAACACCGATTACAAATCCAAATTGTAAAGAAGGAATGGAACTTTGTGTACTAGGATTCCACTGCCATGATTTATGGAAAACTGAAAAAGCTCTAGAAATTTTAAATCCAAGATTTTTTGGGTTTGATCATGATTGCGTCTTCTTAGAAGACTAG
- a CDS encoding purine-cytosine permease family protein, translating into MEKTLKEKGSLEEKYNDYEKTPVPEHARKTWIEQGMVWLGEGFGLSGLAVGGVLANGLSFKDMCIVSVIGSFIVFLLATICAFVSTHTHLPTSFNCRRSFGTIGAKIIGIIFCICNFGWYAFQADLFGNTISFVVEQLSGSIIPPVIFTIIGGLAMSMTAVFGFKAIKILSEVGVPLLFILCITAVVKTGAIVPVGDIVSSGPIGSPISISSGITIVISSFAVGIAMMGDFSRFCKTRKDCAIGISLGYFWGYIPVMMCGAFFTYAFKNWNVVEVMVLTLGLGVFGALVLVIGQWTTNDNNLYGSVLGLMNTLDGVSSIPRMKLTLILGAISTAIAAFGVYKYFVNFLSILGVFITPIAGVLIADFYICNRKSYDEDWSTVHSGIKWDAIIAWIISSFVGLTMTTKPIGFGWFVDFGNIIPVPIICIVVAIVFYIAGQKVKRTV; encoded by the coding sequence ATGGAAAAAACTTTAAAAGAGAAGGGATCATTAGAAGAAAAATATAATGATTACGAAAAAACACCAGTTCCAGAACATGCTAGGAAAACATGGATTGAGCAAGGTATGGTTTGGCTAGGAGAAGGCTTTGGCTTAAGTGGTCTTGCAGTAGGTGGTGTGTTGGCAAATGGCTTATCTTTTAAAGATATGTGCATTGTAAGTGTTATAGGATCTTTTATTGTTTTTTTACTAGCTACAATATGTGCTTTTGTAAGTACTCACACACATCTTCCAACATCTTTTAATTGCCGTAGATCGTTTGGAACTATAGGGGCCAAGATTATAGGTATTATATTTTGCATCTGTAATTTTGGGTGGTATGCATTTCAAGCGGACTTGTTTGGAAATACAATATCATTCGTAGTGGAACAATTAAGTGGGAGTATAATTCCCCCAGTCATTTTTACTATTATTGGGGGTTTGGCAATGTCTATGACGGCGGTGTTTGGGTTTAAAGCAATTAAAATACTAAGTGAAGTTGGAGTACCGCTACTATTTATTCTTTGTATTACTGCTGTTGTAAAAACCGGTGCAATAGTTCCTGTAGGAGATATAGTAAGTTCTGGGCCCATCGGTTCCCCAATCAGTATCTCCTCAGGAATAACAATAGTTATAAGCTCTTTTGCAGTCGGTATTGCAATGATGGGTGATTTTAGCCGCTTTTGTAAAACCCGTAAAGATTGTGCCATTGGTATTAGTTTAGGATATTTTTGGGGATATATTCCAGTTATGATGTGTGGTGCTTTTTTCACATATGCATTTAAAAATTGGAATGTAGTTGAAGTTATGGTGCTTACATTAGGACTTGGAGTATTTGGTGCACTTGTACTTGTTATTGGTCAGTGGACTACAAATGATAATAATCTCTATGGAAGTGTGTTGGGATTAATGAACACTCTAGACGGCGTTTCAAGCATACCAAGAATGAAGTTGACATTGATTTTAGGTGCTATCAGCACAGCAATTGCAGCATTCGGAGTATATAAATATTTTGTAAACTTTTTATCAATACTGGGTGTATTCATTACACCTATTGCAGGTGTTTTAATTGCAGATTTTTATATCTGTAACAGAAAGAGCTATGATGAAGATTGGTCTACAGTTCATTCCGGTATCAAGTGGGATGCAATAATAGCATGGATAATTTCTTCTTTTGTGGGTCTTACCATGACTACAAAACCTATTGGTTTTGGATGGTTTGTGGATTTTGGTAATATCATTCCAGTTCCTATTATTTGTATCGTTGTAGCTATTGTGTTTTACATTGCTGGTCAGAAAGTAAAAAGAACCGTATAA
- a CDS encoding family 10 glycosylhydrolase has translation MLGKNHFNKLIVFCIATLLIVATLSTHSFATPKPWDPYKQFIPNEAPVVKRHLRGAWISTVINLDWPSIDTRNIENDKERIRRTKDELIAILDKSVEMNMNVVFFQVSPEGDALYRSNIVPWSRYLTGTFGKDPGFDPLAFAIEEAHKRNLELHAWFNPYRISMNTNNSTIQSLNVSKSVYKEHPEWIRTAMSRFVVDPGIPEAREWVIKRVMEVVNNYDIDGIHFDDYFYYESREGELEDQDTFMQYNPHKISNKGDWRRNNTYLLVKELSNKIRSTKPWVKFGISPTAVWGNKKDGHPSGSNTNAGIPNYDKSFADTKKWVEEEIIDYIAPQVYFTFANPHVPYGEAVSWWSEITRDKNVHLYIGQALYKVNSDSDQYFLKENAVEEFVRQHKFNVVKPEIMGSIMFRFGNLTDSNKQQVVNVMREDLWATKALVPVMDWKGGKSPSTPVQGKIEALSNQTKLSWVDKDRNTAYYAIYRINKGSSIDINSNRSAMQLIGTVRKTDKDAQEFIDKESYNLDKVVYAVTALDRLHNESSELIIGTNQSSYFYDVNNQHSWAINAIDNLHARGVISGVAAGRFAPGNNITRADFLIMAMNSYGIELDSHITDNFSDAGNKYYTKYLGTAKRLGLVSGVGNNLYSPETPITRQDMLVILYHVLNKLGELPTMSNAGKPFEEFNDIGEISSYATDVMRFFVKTGVVQGNGNKLMPRKTATRAETAQVLYNIYIK, from the coding sequence ATGTTAGGTAAAAATCACTTTAATAAACTCATTGTTTTTTGCATTGCGACGCTACTAATAGTAGCTACCTTGTCCACTCATAGTTTTGCAACACCAAAACCTTGGGATCCATATAAACAATTTATACCCAATGAAGCACCCGTAGTAAAAAGACACCTAAGAGGTGCTTGGATTTCAACCGTAATAAATCTAGACTGGCCATCTATAGATACTAGAAATATAGAAAATGATAAAGAACGAATACGAAGAACTAAGGATGAGCTTATTGCAATTTTAGATAAATCAGTTGAGATGAATATGAATGTTGTTTTTTTTCAGGTGAGTCCCGAGGGGGATGCTCTTTATAGATCTAATATTGTACCTTGGTCCCGCTATCTTACAGGAACCTTTGGCAAAGATCCAGGTTTTGACCCATTAGCATTTGCCATAGAAGAAGCTCATAAACGGAACCTTGAACTTCATGCGTGGTTTAATCCCTACAGGATATCCATGAATACCAATAATTCTACAATACAATCCCTTAATGTAAGCAAAAGTGTTTATAAGGAGCATCCTGAATGGATAAGGACTGCCATGTCCAGGTTTGTTGTAGATCCTGGCATTCCTGAAGCGAGAGAATGGGTAATAAAAAGGGTAATGGAGGTAGTAAATAACTACGATATAGATGGAATACATTTTGATGATTACTTTTACTACGAAAGTCGCGAAGGAGAATTAGAAGATCAAGATACTTTTATGCAATATAATCCACATAAAATTTCTAATAAAGGAGATTGGAGAAGAAACAATACCTATTTACTTGTTAAAGAGCTTTCTAACAAAATAAGATCAACAAAGCCCTGGGTGAAATTTGGTATAAGTCCAACTGCTGTCTGGGGAAATAAAAAGGATGGACATCCTAGTGGCTCAAATACTAATGCTGGAATACCCAACTATGATAAAAGTTTTGCTGATACAAAGAAATGGGTAGAAGAGGAGATTATAGACTATATTGCTCCTCAGGTTTATTTTACGTTTGCTAATCCTCATGTTCCCTACGGTGAAGCTGTCAGCTGGTGGTCAGAAATTACAAGAGACAAGAACGTACACCTGTATATAGGTCAGGCTCTGTATAAGGTGAATAGTGATTCTGACCAATATTTCCTAAAGGAAAATGCAGTGGAAGAATTTGTTCGACAGCACAAATTTAATGTTGTGAAACCAGAAATTATGGGGAGTATTATGTTTAGGTTTGGAAATCTCACTGATTCTAATAAACAGCAGGTTGTAAATGTTATGAGGGAAGATCTGTGGGCAACAAAAGCTCTAGTTCCCGTTATGGATTGGAAGGGAGGGAAGTCTCCTAGTACTCCTGTTCAGGGGAAAATAGAGGCTCTTTCTAATCAGACTAAGCTGTCTTGGGTTGATAAGGATAGAAATACAGCTTATTATGCAATATACCGAATTAATAAGGGTAGCAGTATAGATATTAATTCTAATAGAAGTGCCATGCAGCTTATAGGAACTGTAAGGAAAACCGATAAGGATGCTCAAGAATTTATCGACAAGGAAAGCTATAACCTTGATAAAGTAGTTTATGCTGTTACTGCCCTTGACAGACTTCACAATGAAAGTAGTGAGCTAATAATTGGCACAAATCAATCTAGCTACTTTTATGATGTTAATAATCAACACTCCTGGGCCATAAACGCTATTGACAACCTTCATGCAAGAGGTGTTATAAGTGGAGTAGCAGCTGGAAGATTTGCTCCAGGAAACAATATAACCCGTGCTGATTTTCTGATCATGGCAATGAATTCCTATGGCATAGAACTTGACTCTCATATCACTGACAATTTTTCTGATGCAGGTAATAAGTATTATACTAAATATCTTGGAACCGCTAAAAGACTTGGACTTGTATCAGGTGTCGGTAATAACCTTTATTCACCTGAAACTCCAATAACACGTCAAGATATGCTTGTAATCCTCTATCATGTGTTGAATAAGTTGGGAGAACTTCCTACCATGAGCAATGCAGGCAAACCTTTTGAAGAATTCAATGATATAGGTGAAATTTCTAGTTATGCAACAGATGTGATGAGGTTTTTTGTTAAGACAGGTGTTGTTCAGGGAAATGGCAATAAGCTCATGCCTAGAAAGACTGCCACAAGAGCAGAAACAGCACAGGTGCTTTACAATATATATATAAAATAA
- the pepD gene encoding beta-Ala-His dipeptidase, protein MDAERAFYYFNEISKIPRVSFEEKKIADYLVEQGERMGLEVIRDKENNVILKKPANRIDSPVVVLQAHTDMVWQSENPEKTLEKIPYNIHIKNGKMCADGTTLGADDGIGVALMLALLESNQKNYPALEAIFTANEEETMGGALAIRKENVTGKYMINLDSEKEGVFTIGSAGGISSLCKLPVQSKNSTKYKTVTIMVTGCIGGHSGLEINRKHENAIKILVRLLRTLSKDSFELKSIEGGSRSNAIPEWATAVVNTDSVEILEKQITDFMKTCENEWCNEEKKLSISIKQMEYSCVVYEDGFKERLLFILENLPHGVYSRTEDFVCSSVNLAIVREIEKHITIELSLRSSYESWYRDEVKKIDRLIEYFGGESEEKDEYPAWMYKKDSGLTKIFLDTYDELYGEEAECENVHAGLECGIIMRNCPSVKDAISIGPTILNAHTVFETLDIESVNKVYALLDKVLQKINVMKN, encoded by the coding sequence ATGGACGCAGAAAGAGCATTTTATTATTTTAATGAAATATCTAAAATACCAAGAGTGTCTTTTGAAGAAAAGAAAATAGCTGATTATTTAGTGGAGCAAGGGGAAAGAATGGGGCTTGAAGTTATTCGGGACAAAGAGAATAATGTAATCTTAAAAAAACCAGCAAATAGAATAGATAGTCCTGTTGTTGTTTTACAGGCACATACAGATATGGTATGGCAATCAGAAAATCCAGAGAAAACTCTAGAAAAAATACCATACAATATTCATATAAAAAATGGGAAAATGTGTGCCGATGGAACAACGCTTGGAGCGGATGATGGGATTGGAGTTGCTTTGATGCTGGCCCTTCTAGAAAGCAACCAAAAAAACTATCCTGCTTTAGAGGCTATATTTACTGCAAATGAAGAGGAAACCATGGGGGGAGCCCTTGCTATTAGGAAAGAAAATGTAACTGGTAAATATATGATTAATCTAGATAGTGAGAAAGAAGGAGTTTTTACAATAGGATCAGCTGGTGGTATTTCTTCCCTCTGCAAGTTGCCGGTGCAGAGTAAGAATTCTACAAAGTATAAAACAGTTACAATAATGGTAACAGGTTGTATTGGAGGACACTCGGGTTTAGAGATTAACAGAAAACATGAAAATGCAATCAAAATATTGGTACGTTTGCTTAGAACTTTATCTAAAGATTCCTTTGAACTGAAATCTATTGAAGGAGGCAGCCGCTCTAATGCTATTCCAGAATGGGCAACTGCAGTTGTCAATACGGATTCAGTAGAAATATTAGAAAAACAAATAACAGATTTTATGAAAACCTGTGAAAATGAATGGTGTAATGAGGAAAAAAAGCTATCCATATCAATAAAACAGATGGAGTACAGTTGTGTTGTGTATGAGGACGGGTTCAAGGAAAGATTACTTTTCATTTTAGAAAATCTTCCCCATGGTGTCTATAGTAGAACCGAAGATTTTGTATGTTCTTCAGTAAATTTAGCTATTGTTAGAGAAATTGAAAAGCATATTACAATAGAACTTTCTTTACGTTCTTCTTATGAATCATGGTATAGGGATGAAGTAAAAAAGATTGACAGGTTGATTGAGTATTTTGGGGGAGAGTCAGAGGAAAAGGATGAATACCCTGCTTGGATGTATAAGAAAGATTCGGGGCTTACAAAGATATTTTTAGATACCTATGATGAACTGTATGGTGAAGAAGCTGAATGTGAGAATGTCCATGCTGGGCTAGAATGTGGCATTATCATGAGAAATTGTCCTTCAGTGAAGGATGCTATATCAATAGGTCCTACTATTTTAAATGCCCATACTGTATTTGAAACACTAGATATAGAATCTGTAAATAAAGTATATGCTTTGTTAGATAAAGTTTTGCAGAAAATCAATGTAATGAAAAATTAA